In a genomic window of Pseudomonadota bacterium:
- a CDS encoding LptF/LptG family permease: MAFRQGRLTLYLWRLVAARLAGTFALLLGVYVLIDAIESASSARLAFGALAAAYPFKLPIVVAHVAPLACALSVLLAFGALRRRGEWDAAAAAGIGPLGLLGGLVAIPFAVAVAVLPLVNAFAPWSLARFEARTSAPAADPSGSWWDRDAIALVRWRDARGGPRREVEIERAGDGTVVSWRGPCGEGAPCSWRRGDGWSAGGAAPATAGERTPARTPRPGSYGLVGASLASSEIRVLSRELEEHGRSADALRAELALRNAVAVGAGLVPALALVLAFALGTVRDTRLVGLGIATAAAYWLALATAWNGAALGALSSFWVSLGVPALFAACTIAVSLRIAAGATAR; the protein is encoded by the coding sequence ATGGCGTTCCGTCAGGGGCGGCTCACGTTGTACCTCTGGCGCCTCGTCGCGGCGCGGCTCGCCGGGACCTTCGCCCTCCTGCTCGGCGTCTACGTCCTCATCGACGCGATCGAGAGCGCGTCGTCCGCGCGGCTCGCCTTCGGCGCGCTCGCCGCGGCGTACCCGTTCAAGCTGCCCATCGTCGTCGCCCACGTCGCGCCGCTCGCCTGCGCGCTGTCCGTCCTCCTCGCCTTCGGCGCGCTCAGGCGCCGCGGTGAGTGGGATGCGGCGGCGGCGGCGGGGATAGGCCCGCTCGGGCTGCTCGGCGGGCTGGTCGCGATCCCGTTCGCGGTCGCGGTCGCCGTCCTCCCGCTGGTGAACGCGTTCGCGCCGTGGTCGCTCGCGCGGTTCGAAGCGCGGACCTCGGCGCCGGCCGCGGATCCATCGGGCTCGTGGTGGGATCGGGATGCGATCGCGCTCGTCAGGTGGCGCGACGCGCGTGGCGGGCCGCGGCGCGAGGTCGAGATCGAGCGCGCCGGCGACGGGACGGTCGTCTCCTGGCGCGGGCCGTGCGGAGAGGGGGCTCCGTGCTCGTGGCGGCGGGGCGACGGTTGGAGCGCGGGGGGGGCGGCCCCTGCGACCGCGGGCGAAAGGACGCCGGCGCGCACGCCGCGGCCGGGCTCCTACGGGCTCGTCGGCGCCTCGCTCGCGTCGTCGGAGATCCGCGTCCTCTCCCGGGAGCTCGAGGAGCACGGCCGAAGCGCCGACGCGCTGCGCGCGGAGCTCGCGCTCAGGAACGCCGTCGCCGTCGGCGCGGGCCTGGTTCCCGCGCTGGCGTTGGTGCTCGCGTTCGCGCTCGGCACGGTGCGCGACACGCGGCTCGTCGGCCTGGGGATCGCGACGGCGGCCGCCTATTGGCTCGCCCTCGCCACGGCGTGGAACGGTGCCGCGCTCGGCGCGCTGTCCTCCTTCTGGGTCTCGCTCGGCGTGCCCGCCTTGTTCGCGGCCTGCACCATCGCGGTGTCGTTGCGGATCGCCGCCGGCGCTACTGCGCGGTGA
- a CDS encoding methyltransferase domain-containing protein has product MSEEQDDSEILELTEDMTSGDAAAGAEPKEPASAPRISKRPSSPFALLVDTSEQSVREVRQSAVAEKPAERSAHALSVVPVSSPNAVVAYPIRELGESSGSGSKRRGGRRKEEKAAEEAEPEKKIEAVEPEKAIEAVEPEKAIEAVEPERAVEEDDEDESVLDLDSALIVLAPTAGEPAQQAEVPAQEEPAAPQEESQPAVEAPVGAESMAETGPPAELYPRDEDGASGEQPAMRDSEIAVEAPPSIEHPFDFGTPEMVFDAVDHEPEAYEELDDTELQEEPDEGQAEVDSVEIDLAEAEDLTAPIRPAKAMPVLPAAARGKMKRRRKRTSEWWMHIFDDDFMLLAREPSKWGMRREVDFVDQALGVAQGSLVLDLACGMGLHAVAMAKRNYRVVGVDLSLSMLARAGENAQEAGQKINFVHGDMRDLGFDRTFDAVYCIGTSFGFFDEETNRKVLEGVHRALKPGAVLLLELVNRDFVLGRQPNLTWFEGQDVVCMEETDFNYINSRLYVTRQLIVGGGVRQARHEFSLRLYSLHEVGQILHSIGFAVNHVSGHTATPGCFFGADSARMIIRAERRA; this is encoded by the coding sequence ATGAGCGAAGAACAGGACGACAGCGAGATTCTCGAGCTGACGGAAGACATGACGTCCGGGGACGCAGCCGCCGGCGCCGAGCCCAAGGAACCGGCGTCCGCGCCGCGGATCTCGAAGAGGCCGTCGAGCCCGTTCGCGCTGCTCGTCGACACGAGCGAGCAGTCCGTTCGCGAGGTTCGCCAGTCCGCGGTGGCCGAGAAGCCTGCCGAGAGGAGCGCTCACGCGCTGTCTGTCGTCCCCGTGAGCTCGCCGAACGCCGTGGTCGCCTACCCGATCCGAGAGCTGGGCGAGTCGAGCGGCAGCGGCTCGAAGCGCAGAGGGGGGCGGCGCAAGGAGGAGAAGGCGGCCGAGGAGGCGGAGCCAGAGAAGAAGATCGAGGCGGTGGAGCCGGAGAAGGCGATCGAGGCGGTGGAGCCGGAGAAGGCGATCGAGGCGGTGGAGCCGGAGCGAGCCGTCGAGGAGGATGACGAAGACGAGAGCGTCCTGGATCTGGACAGCGCGCTCATCGTGCTGGCGCCGACCGCGGGCGAGCCCGCACAGCAGGCGGAGGTTCCTGCGCAGGAGGAGCCGGCGGCGCCGCAAGAGGAGTCGCAGCCGGCGGTGGAGGCTCCTGTCGGCGCGGAGTCGATGGCCGAGACGGGGCCGCCGGCGGAGCTCTACCCGCGAGACGAGGATGGGGCGTCCGGCGAGCAGCCGGCGATGCGGGACTCCGAGATTGCGGTGGAGGCGCCACCCTCGATCGAGCACCCGTTCGACTTCGGCACCCCGGAGATGGTCTTCGACGCCGTCGATCACGAACCCGAAGCGTACGAGGAGCTCGACGACACGGAGCTCCAGGAGGAGCCCGACGAGGGTCAGGCGGAGGTCGACAGCGTCGAGATCGATCTCGCCGAGGCCGAGGATCTGACGGCGCCGATCCGCCCGGCAAAGGCCATGCCCGTCCTCCCGGCCGCAGCCCGCGGCAAGATGAAGCGACGTCGCAAGCGCACCAGCGAGTGGTGGATGCACATCTTCGACGACGACTTCATGCTGCTCGCGCGAGAACCATCGAAGTGGGGAATGCGGCGGGAGGTCGACTTCGTCGATCAGGCGCTCGGGGTCGCCCAGGGGAGCCTGGTGCTCGACCTCGCTTGCGGCATGGGGCTCCACGCGGTGGCGATGGCGAAGCGGAACTACCGCGTCGTCGGCGTGGATCTCTCGCTCTCCATGCTCGCACGCGCCGGCGAGAACGCGCAGGAGGCGGGGCAGAAGATCAACTTCGTCCACGGCGACATGCGCGATCTCGGCTTCGATCGGACCTTCGACGCCGTGTACTGCATCGGCACGAGCTTCGGCTTCTTCGACGAGGAGACCAACAGGAAGGTTCTGGAGGGCGTGCACCGCGCGCTGAAGCCGGGCGCCGTGCTCCTCCTCGAGCTCGTCAACCGCGACTTCGTGCTCGGGAGGCAGCCGAACCTGACCTGGTTCGAGGGGCAGGACGTCGTGTGCATGGAGGAGACCGACTTCAACTATATCAACAGCCGGCTCTACGTGACGCGTCAGCTCATCGTCGGCGGCGGCGTGCGCCAGGCGAGGCACGAGTTCTCCTTGCGGCTGTACTCGCTGCACGAGGTCGGCCAGATCCTGCACAGCATCGGGTTCGCCGTGAACCACGTCTCCGGCCACACGGCGACCCCGGGCTGCTTCTTCGGCGCGGACTCCGCCCGCATGATCATTCGAGCCGAGCGCCGCGCCTGA